In Candidatus Hydrogenedentota bacterium, the genomic window CATTTGCTGACCTTACCGGAGAATTGACATGCCACGGACGCATTTGGTAAAGTACGCCCGCAGTTTAAGAAAGAAGAGGCGCCGGCTTCTCACCCTGCGGCGGATTTTGAGCCAGCCAGCAGGGTCATGTTGGACCATTTCTGCGTGATGCGTAGTGTGTCGCGGCAGGGAGCAGGCGCTCTTTGCCGCGATTTTCGTTTTGCGCGGCATAAACAATGGGTACCTGTGCCCGGGAACAGGATGGGGAATTCCCCAGGGAGGATGAATTATCGCCAGGACAGATGGAACCGGCCGGATACGGATTAATGAACGCATTCGTGCCCGGCAAGTGCGCGTAATCGATGATGAAGGAGAGCAACTGGGCATCATGAGCCCGGAAGACGCGCTGCGCGAAGCGGAAGAGCGGGGTTTGGACCTTGTCGAGGTCGCTCCGAATGCCCGGCCGCCGGTGTGCCGCATACTCGACTTCGGCAAGTACAAATACCAACAGAGCAAGCGCGCAAAGGAATCCCGGAAGCATCAGCATGTCGTGACCGTGAAAGAGATCAAGTACCGTCCGAAAATCGACAAACACGATTTCGACTACAAGACCAGCCATGCCCGTGAGTTTCTTGAATCGGGAAACAAAGTCAAACTCACGATTATGTTTCGCGGGCGCGAAATGACGCATCCGGAGTTCGGGCGCGAAATCTTGGC contains:
- the infC gene encoding translation initiation factor IF-3, whose amino-acid sequence is MRINERIRARQVRVIDDEGEQLGIMSPEDALREAEERGLDLVEVAPNARPPVCRILDFGKYKYQQSKRAKESRKHQHVVTVKEIKYRPKIDKHDFDYKTSHAREFLESGNKVKLTIMFRGREMTHPEFGREILARVVEATTDLLDEPPDASRARLEGRNMILMLTPGKNAQKKSRQAARPKPQAEESPEARQEIVQEAGHEAGHEAGQEAGQEAGQEL